The following nucleotide sequence is from Verrucomicrobiia bacterium.
GTGGTTACCGCGCTGCAGGATATCCCGGCTCGCACCAAAATAACCCGCGAAATGATTACCTTGACCCGCTATCCGAAAGAACTTGTTATCGACGGTGTCATCCGAAATCCCCAGGAAGCGGACGGACATACTACGTTGGTGAGAATCAAGGCCAAAGAACAAATTCGTACATCTGATCTCCTCGGTCAGGGACAGGCTCCAGGACTGGCGTTCGACATTCCCCCCGGCATGCGCGCTATTGCCATCGGCGCCGGCGAAGTCATGGCCGCCGGTAGCTCCGTAAAACCCGGCGATCGCGTTGATATTTTGGCCACTTATACGGATCCGGTCGCGCACCAGGAAACCACGCAGATGATCCTGCAAAACGTGCTCGTGCTCGCCGTCAACGAGGGCGTGACCGATCAGCAGGGCAAGCAAGGCGCCAAGAGTTCGATGACGCTGGCGGTCAAGCCGGAAGAAGCGGAATTGCTTACGGCCGCGGATCGCGCCGGTGCGTTGCGGGTGGCGCTACGCGGTATTAACGAGAAAGCGGTAATCGCGAGTCAGGGTGTTGGCACACGGGATTTCCTCGGCCCCAATACCCTTAGATTCTCTACGACGGCTCCCGACACGCTGAAGTCGACACCGATCATCATCAGTCCGCCACGAAACCAGCGGCCGGAAATCAAGGTTTACCGGGGTTCACAAGAGACGACCGTACCGCAAGAATAGTTGGAGTTCACAGGAATTCGAAAAAGGAAAGGACAGCGTAACATGAAGAAGATGCAATGGAGGGGAGTGGGGATTATCGCGGTGCTGTTGGCCGGGCTATTGGTGATTTCCGACGTCCGCGCTGAACAGCAAACCGTCCAGGTGAGTGTTGGTGAGTCCGTAGTGGTTCCGAGCGAGAACGTCTCGAAAATTGCCCTGGCCGATCCGTCCATCGCGGACGTCGTCAATCTGTCCGACAAGGAACTCAGCATTATCGGCAAGAAAGCCGGTGTCACCACCCTGACGATTGTCAAAAACGATAACTCGGCAACCCTGATGTATCGTATTGAAGTCGGCAACGACGCGGCAGCGGTCACCATCCGCCAGATGATCGGAAACAACAACATCAACGTCCATGCAATTGGCGATGCGCTGGTGCTTGACGGGAAGGTGAACGACGAAATCGAAGCGCAGCGCGCGGCGCTGATCGCCGGCGCTTACAAGGCGCAAGTCGTCAATCTTTTGGAAGTCACGAAGCCCCGCCAGATCAAGGTCCGCATCCGCATCGCGGAGGTAAATACAGAGGCCATCAAGAACATCGGTTTCCAATGGTTTGGACCGCAAGGCCAGGTACAGTACGCCATGCAGTATATCGGCGGCGGATCGATCGTGAATGGCTTTATCCCGACCGCCAGCGAGTTTGGCTCCGCGGGAAGCTCGATCACCCCGACCACCGTGACATTGACGATGCTGTTGGATATGCTGATCACAAAGAGCTATGGACGCTTGCTTTCGGAGCCCACCCTGGTGACCTTTAGTGGGAAGGAAGCGAGTTTCCTCGTCGGCGAAGAGATTCCCATCATCCAGCAATTGCCCCAGTCGTTCACGGTCGAATTCAAGGAAGTCGGCGTGCGCATGAAGATCAAACCCACGGCCGACAGCGAAAACCGGATTAACACGACCATTCATGCGGAAGTCAGTCAGGTGATCGGCACGGGTGCGAATAGCATTCCGATTATCGGTGCCAAAACGGCCGATACCACGCTGCAAGTCAACGACGGGCAAACCATCGTGATTGGTGGTTTATTGGAAAACAACGTCAATCGCGACGTGCTGCGGAAGCTGCCCTGGCTGGCTGAGATTCCGGTCATTGGCGCGCTGTTTCGCGACAAACAGTTCGACCAATCCAAGCGAGAAGTGCTGTTTTTCATGACACCGGAAGTGATCAAGGACATCGACGTTGACATGGCCAGTGCCCCGAAGACCCCTGGATTGCAGCATTGGGTTACGACATGGAACAAGGGAAAGATGATCGAGCCGCCGGATAAGAAGGATGACTGGGGCTTGCACAATCCTCAGCACATGGGCTTTCCTGTGAATGACGAGGATTCCGTGAAGCCGGCCAAGAAAGCAGCCAAACCGGCGGCCAGTGCGGCACCGGCCACGAAGCCTGCGTCGACAGCAAAACCGGCGACGGCGCAGCCGGCAGCGACTGCACCGACAGTGGCAACACCGCCCGTTGCAGCCCAGCCGGCAACCGGCACCCCGGCCCAGGAGCCATCGACAAACTATTCTCCGTCCCGACCGGCGGAGTAATGGCGGGGACGTTGGCGCTTGCCGGTATCGAAAGTGC
It contains:
- the cpaB gene encoding Flp pilus assembly protein CpaB, whose protein sequence is MAKKSGAGGIILIAVVLAIAAIYLVWNMKRQQDLQSEKYWTEVVTALQDIPARTKITREMITLTRYPKELVIDGVIRNPQEADGHTTLVRIKAKEQIRTSDLLGQGQAPGLAFDIPPGMRAIAIGAGEVMAAGSSVKPGDRVDILATYTDPVAHQETTQMILQNVLVLAVNEGVTDQQGKQGAKSSMTLAVKPEEAELLTAADRAGALRVALRGINEKAVIASQGVGTRDFLGPNTLRFSTTAPDTLKSTPIIISPPRNQRPEIKVYRGSQETTVPQE
- a CDS encoding pilus assembly protein N-terminal domain-containing protein produces the protein MKKMQWRGVGIIAVLLAGLLVISDVRAEQQTVQVSVGESVVVPSENVSKIALADPSIADVVNLSDKELSIIGKKAGVTTLTIVKNDNSATLMYRIEVGNDAAAVTIRQMIGNNNINVHAIGDALVLDGKVNDEIEAQRAALIAGAYKAQVVNLLEVTKPRQIKVRIRIAEVNTEAIKNIGFQWFGPQGQVQYAMQYIGGGSIVNGFIPTASEFGSAGSSITPTTVTLTMLLDMLITKSYGRLLSEPTLVTFSGKEASFLVGEEIPIIQQLPQSFTVEFKEVGVRMKIKPTADSENRINTTIHAEVSQVIGTGANSIPIIGAKTADTTLQVNDGQTIVIGGLLENNVNRDVLRKLPWLAEIPVIGALFRDKQFDQSKREVLFFMTPEVIKDIDVDMASAPKTPGLQHWVTTWNKGKMIEPPDKKDDWGLHNPQHMGFPVNDEDSVKPAKKAAKPAASAAPATKPASTAKPATAQPAATAPTVATPPVAAQPATGTPAQEPSTNYSPSRPAE